One Georgenia wutianyii DNA segment encodes these proteins:
- a CDS encoding GAF domain-containing sensor histidine kinase: MPDRESRYRLLGAAIGLTASLDTDTVMRGFVDSAASLTGARFAALAVLDSRGETANFVFHGMDDQTAEILGHPPRGRGVLAHIPNEGHLLIESIADHPAFGGWPEGHPLMQNFLGVPVKIREQVFGRLYLADKEGGFTEDDIHAMKQLASAAAVAVVNAQRYADALDRERWVAVSQEITTQLLSGTEEEEALELIAQKVREVARADATLIVLPSIGDTWMCEIADGVGASDLIGQVFPQEGRARTVIANGVGMIVDSMSRARSLRVPALGRYGPALYAPMMAQGTGRGVLILLRLQGGQEFTNADLEVAEAVAAQAAVALELAAARHAQDVSALLEERQRISRDLHDLAIQQLFATGMQLESARQEAAAHEETAWIAPTVESALTSVDESVRQIRSIVHSLKEPDEAVGLVERLRRETSLARTGLSFAPSLVIAVDGRVVRDGDEDLSPGATPAELLDSRVDDDIADDVVAVVREGLANAARHARSSSVQVRVTVRGAGVTGRVSVEVEDDGVGVDRSSTRRSGLDNLAVRARRHGGTFSLARAESGEGTLLSWQVPLT, encoded by the coding sequence ATGCCCGACCGCGAGTCGCGCTACCGGCTGCTCGGGGCCGCCATCGGCCTCACCGCGAGCCTCGACACCGACACCGTCATGCGCGGGTTCGTCGACAGCGCCGCGAGCCTCACCGGGGCCCGGTTCGCTGCCCTCGCCGTGCTCGACAGCCGCGGCGAGACGGCGAACTTCGTCTTCCACGGCATGGACGACCAGACGGCCGAGATACTCGGCCACCCGCCTCGCGGCCGCGGCGTCCTCGCCCACATCCCGAACGAGGGGCACCTGCTCATCGAGTCGATCGCCGACCACCCCGCGTTCGGCGGGTGGCCGGAGGGTCACCCGCTCATGCAGAACTTCCTCGGCGTGCCGGTGAAGATCCGCGAGCAGGTCTTCGGCCGGCTCTACCTCGCGGACAAGGAGGGCGGCTTCACCGAGGACGACATCCACGCGATGAAGCAGCTCGCCTCCGCCGCCGCCGTCGCCGTCGTCAACGCCCAGCGCTACGCCGACGCCCTCGACCGCGAGCGGTGGGTCGCCGTCAGCCAGGAGATCACCACCCAGCTCCTGTCCGGCACCGAGGAGGAGGAGGCGCTCGAGCTCATCGCCCAGAAGGTGCGTGAGGTCGCCCGCGCCGACGCCACCCTCATCGTCCTGCCCTCGATCGGCGACACGTGGATGTGCGAGATCGCCGACGGCGTCGGCGCCTCCGACCTCATCGGCCAGGTCTTCCCGCAGGAGGGCCGCGCCCGCACCGTCATCGCCAACGGCGTCGGCATGATCGTCGACTCGATGTCCCGCGCCCGCTCCCTGCGGGTGCCCGCCCTGGGCCGTTACGGCCCGGCGCTGTACGCCCCGATGATGGCCCAGGGCACCGGCCGCGGCGTGCTCATCCTCCTGCGGCTGCAGGGCGGCCAGGAGTTCACCAACGCCGACCTCGAGGTCGCCGAGGCGGTGGCCGCGCAGGCCGCCGTCGCCCTCGAGCTCGCCGCCGCCCGGCACGCGCAGGACGTCTCCGCGCTCCTCGAGGAGCGCCAGCGGATCTCCCGCGACCTCCACGACCTCGCCATCCAGCAGCTCTTCGCCACCGGCATGCAGCTCGAGTCCGCCCGCCAGGAGGCGGCGGCGCACGAGGAGACCGCGTGGATCGCCCCCACGGTCGAGTCCGCGCTCACCAGCGTGGACGAGAGCGTGCGTCAGATCCGGTCGATCGTCCACTCCCTCAAGGAGCCGGACGAGGCGGTCGGGCTGGTCGAGCGGCTGCGGCGGGAGACCTCCCTCGCCCGCACCGGCCTGAGCTTCGCGCCCTCGCTCGTCATCGCCGTCGACGGGCGCGTCGTGCGCGACGGCGACGAGGACCTCTCCCCCGGCGCCACCCCGGCCGAGCTCCTCGACTCGCGCGTGGACGACGACATCGCCGACGACGTCGTCGCCGTCGTGCGCGAGGGCCTGGCCAACGCCGCCCGTCACGCCCGCTCCTCCTCCGTCCAGGTGCGCGTCACCGTGCGTGGGGCCGGGGTCACCGGGCGGGTGTCGGTGGAGGTCGAGGACGACGGCGTGGGCGTGGACCGCAGCTCCACGCGGCGCTCGGGCCTGGACAACCTCGCGGTGCGCGCCCGGCGGCACGGTGGGACGTTCTCCCTCGCGCGCGCGGAGTCCGGCGAGGGCACCCTGCTCAGCTGGCAGGTCCCCCTCACCTGA
- a CDS encoding response regulator, protein MIIDDHEVVRRGIAEIVDRADGLTVVAEGGSVAETLRRAPLVRPDILLVDLQLPDGTGIDIISAIKDSVPEARSIVLTSFDDDDALAEALEAGARAYLLKTVRGAEIADVIKAVAAGRTLLDERTVTRRRADHDDPTADLTPSERRVLDLIGDGLSNREIGEKLGVAEKTVKNHITALLAKMGLQRRTQVAAWVAGQRAKGWRA, encoded by the coding sequence ATGATCATCGACGACCACGAGGTGGTGCGTCGCGGCATCGCCGAGATCGTCGACCGCGCGGACGGGCTCACCGTCGTCGCCGAGGGCGGCTCGGTCGCCGAGACGCTGCGCCGCGCGCCGCTCGTGCGCCCCGACATCCTGCTCGTGGACCTCCAGCTGCCCGACGGCACGGGCATCGACATCATCTCCGCGATCAAGGACTCGGTGCCCGAGGCCCGATCCATCGTCCTCACCTCCTTCGACGACGACGACGCGCTGGCCGAGGCCCTGGAGGCCGGGGCGCGCGCCTACCTGCTCAAGACGGTGCGCGGCGCGGAGATCGCCGACGTCATCAAGGCGGTCGCCGCGGGCCGCACCCTGCTCGACGAGCGCACCGTCACCCGGCGTCGCGCCGACCACGACGACCCGACGGCGGACCTCACGCCCTCGGAGCGCCGCGTCCTCGACCTCATCGGTGACGGCCTGTCGAACCGGGAGATCGGCGAGAAGCTCGGCGTCGCGGAGAAGACGGTGAAGAACCACATCACCGCCCTGCTGGCGAAGATGGGCCTGCAGCGCCGCACGCAGGTCGCGGCCTGGGTCGCCGGCCAGCGCGCCAAGGGCTGGCGCGCCTGA
- a CDS encoding aldehyde dehydrogenase family protein, with protein sequence MTEPQPAAIVVERARSLFDAGTTRPLTWRREQLDRLADLVTANTEAIEEALAADLGKSATETYLTEIGVLLEEIRHTRRHLSSWLKPRRVRLPWQYQPAGASLVLEPLGVVLVIAPWNYPVFLLLGPLVGVLAAGNTAVLKPSELVPRTAELLERLVPRYLDGVEVVTGGPERTTELLRERFDHIVFTGSGRVGRIVMAAAAEHLTPVTLELGGKSPAWVDGTTDLAAAARRIAWGKLVNTGQTCVAPDYLLAPPDVARALEPLLAREIRAMYGPDPALSPDYGRIVSARHAARLQQMVDDSVAAGARVVVGGQADPESRYVAPTVLTDVAPDSPVMAEEIFGPVLPIVPVADLDAAIAHVRAGDKPLALYAFTADTTVRDRLVRETSSGAVGLDVPLVHAAVPALPFGGVGPSGMGAYHGEASVRTFSHAKPVVRKPLRPETLGMVRPPFTAARRALARRILR encoded by the coding sequence GTGACCGAGCCCCAGCCCGCCGCGATCGTCGTCGAGCGTGCGCGCTCCCTGTTCGACGCAGGGACGACCCGTCCGCTGACGTGGCGCCGCGAGCAGCTCGACCGCCTCGCCGACCTCGTCACCGCGAACACCGAGGCCATCGAGGAGGCGCTCGCCGCCGACCTCGGGAAGTCCGCCACCGAGACCTACCTGACGGAGATCGGCGTCCTCCTGGAGGAGATCCGGCACACGCGCCGTCACCTCAGCTCGTGGCTGAAGCCGCGCCGCGTCCGCCTGCCCTGGCAGTACCAGCCAGCCGGCGCGTCCCTGGTGCTCGAGCCGCTCGGGGTCGTCCTCGTCATCGCGCCCTGGAACTACCCGGTCTTCCTCCTCCTCGGACCGCTCGTCGGGGTGCTCGCGGCGGGCAACACCGCCGTCCTCAAGCCCTCCGAGCTCGTCCCCCGCACCGCCGAGCTCCTCGAACGGCTCGTGCCGCGGTACCTCGACGGCGTGGAGGTCGTCACCGGTGGTCCGGAGCGGACCACCGAGCTGCTCCGCGAGCGCTTCGACCACATCGTGTTCACCGGCAGCGGGCGCGTCGGGCGGATCGTCATGGCGGCCGCCGCCGAGCACCTCACCCCGGTGACCCTCGAGCTCGGCGGCAAGTCCCCGGCGTGGGTCGACGGCACGACCGACCTCGCCGCCGCGGCGCGGCGCATCGCGTGGGGCAAGCTCGTCAACACCGGGCAGACGTGCGTGGCGCCGGACTACCTCCTCGCCCCGCCCGACGTCGCCCGCGCACTCGAGCCGCTCCTCGCGCGCGAGATCCGCGCGATGTACGGCCCCGACCCGGCCCTCAGCCCGGACTACGGGCGCATCGTGTCCGCCCGCCACGCCGCCCGCCTCCAGCAGATGGTCGACGACTCGGTGGCGGCGGGGGCGCGCGTCGTCGTCGGCGGGCAGGCGGACCCCGAGTCGCGGTACGTCGCCCCGACCGTGCTCACCGACGTCGCGCCCGACTCCCCCGTCATGGCCGAGGAGATCTTCGGGCCGGTCCTGCCGATCGTCCCCGTCGCCGACCTCGACGCCGCGATCGCCCACGTCCGCGCCGGGGACAAGCCACTGGCGCTCTACGCGTTCACCGCGGACACCACCGTGCGGGACCGGCTGGTGCGCGAGACGTCGTCGGGCGCGGTGGGGCTGGACGTGCCGCTGGTCCACGCCGCGGTCCCCGCCCTGCCCTTCGGCGGGGTGGGACCCTCCGGGATGGGCGCGTACCACGGTGAGGCCTCGGTGAGGACGTTCAGTCACGCCAAGCCGGTGGTGCGCAAGCCACTGCGGCCCGAGACCCTCGGGATGGTCCGGCCCCCGTTCACCGCCGCCCGGCGCGCGCTGGCACGGCGGATCCTGCGCTGA
- a CDS encoding Fpg/Nei family DNA glycosylase, translating to MPELPEVETVRDGLARHVLGRRVTAATVHHPRAVRRHEGGAPDLPGRLTGRTLSAAVRRGKYLWLLLDDEPADALLVHLGMSGQLLVRRDGAALALPPPETLTNPRPTPPPADSRLPRDSGVPHDSRLPHESGVPHESGLPHDSRLPRESGLPHESGVPHESGLLHESGAPSADPRTPTAAPGVPPDPTRHLRVELTLDDGAQLWFVDQRTFGHVLVADLVPTTDGGPGGHGSPLPALPEPAAHIARDPLDPVLDVAALARRLRARRTEVKRALLDQSLVSGIGNIYADEALWRARLHPRRATDRLTQRSAVEVLTAAEDVMREALAAGGTSFDALYVDVEGASGYFARSLDAYGRAGQPCRRCGALMRREAFMGRSSTFCPSCQRAPRG from the coding sequence GTGCCCGAGCTGCCCGAGGTCGAGACCGTCCGCGACGGGCTGGCCCGTCACGTACTGGGCCGGCGCGTCACCGCCGCCACGGTCCACCACCCGCGCGCGGTGCGCCGGCACGAGGGCGGTGCCCCCGACCTGCCCGGCCGCCTCACCGGGCGCACGCTGAGCGCCGCCGTCCGGCGCGGTAAGTACCTGTGGCTGCTCCTGGACGACGAGCCGGCCGACGCGCTGCTCGTCCACCTCGGCATGAGCGGGCAGCTCCTCGTCCGTCGCGACGGCGCAGCGCTCGCCCTGCCCCCGCCCGAGACCCTCACCAACCCCCGCCCCACCCCACCCCCCGCCGACAGCCGACTTCCGCGCGACAGCGGAGTTCCGCACGACAGCCGACTTCCGCACGAGAGCGGAGTTCCGCACGAGAGCGGACTTCCGCACGACAGCCGACTTCCGCGCGAGAGCGGACTTCCGCACGAGAGCGGAGTTCCGCACGAGAGCGGACTTCTGCACGAGAGCGGCGCTCCGTCCGCGGATCCCCGCACCCCCACTGCCGCCCCCGGCGTCCCGCCGGACCCCACCCGCCACCTGCGCGTCGAACTCACCCTCGACGACGGCGCCCAGCTGTGGTTCGTCGACCAGCGCACCTTCGGCCACGTCCTCGTCGCCGACCTCGTCCCGACGACGGACGGCGGGCCCGGCGGCCACGGCTCACCGCTCCCGGCGCTGCCCGAGCCCGCCGCCCACATCGCCCGCGACCCGCTCGACCCGGTGCTCGACGTCGCGGCCCTGGCCCGCCGGCTGCGCGCCCGGCGCACGGAGGTCAAGCGGGCGCTGCTCGACCAGTCGCTCGTCTCCGGGATCGGCAACATCTACGCCGACGAGGCGCTGTGGCGCGCCAGGCTGCACCCCCGCCGGGCCACCGACCGGCTCACCCAGCGCTCCGCCGTCGAGGTCCTCACGGCGGCGGAGGACGTCATGCGTGAGGCGCTCGCGGCGGGAGGGACGTCCTTCGACGCCCTGTACGTCGACGTCGAGGGTGCCAGCGGCTACTTCGCCCGGTCGCTCGACGCCTACGGCCGCGCCGGGCAGCCGTGCCGCCGGTGCGGCGCGCTCATGCGCCGCGAGGCGTTCATGGGCCGGTCCTCGACCTTCTGCCCGAGCTGCCAGCGGGCCCCGCGCGGCTGA
- the rnc gene encoding ribonuclease III — MAKKVAAGAARNDVGTLLERLGVHIDGELLVLALTHRSFAHEAGGIPTNERLEFLGDTVLGLVVTENLYRKNADTAEGDLARMRAATVSQRALASVARDLGLGDFILLGRGELVTGGREKDSILSDTVEALIGAAYLCNGLEPTRAMIERLVGDLLHQAATLGAGLDWKTSLQELVAARGLPAPLYQVVGTGPDHARSFTATVLVGEADYGTGTGPSKKVAEQEAAQNAYARLSAEDPAGPAGG, encoded by the coding sequence GTGGCGAAGAAGGTGGCCGCGGGGGCGGCACGCAACGACGTCGGGACGCTGCTCGAGCGCCTCGGTGTCCACATCGACGGTGAGCTGCTCGTGCTGGCGCTCACCCACCGGTCCTTCGCGCACGAGGCGGGCGGCATCCCGACGAACGAGCGGCTGGAGTTCCTCGGGGACACGGTGCTCGGCCTCGTCGTCACCGAGAACCTCTACCGCAAGAACGCCGACACCGCCGAGGGGGACCTCGCGCGGATGCGGGCGGCGACGGTGAGCCAGCGGGCGCTCGCGTCGGTGGCGCGCGACCTCGGCCTGGGCGACTTCATCCTCCTCGGGCGCGGTGAGCTCGTGACCGGCGGGCGTGAGAAGGACTCGATCCTCTCCGACACCGTCGAGGCCCTCATCGGCGCCGCCTACCTGTGCAACGGCCTGGAGCCGACCCGGGCGATGATCGAGCGCCTCGTGGGCGACCTGCTCCACCAGGCCGCGACGCTGGGCGCGGGCCTGGACTGGAAGACGAGCCTGCAGGAGCTCGTCGCGGCCCGCGGGCTGCCGGCGCCGCTCTACCAGGTGGTCGGCACCGGCCCGGACCACGCCCGCAGCTTCACCGCGACCGTCCTCGTGGGCGAGGCGGACTACGGCACGGGCACCGGCCCGTCGAAGAAGGTGGCCGAGCAGGAGGCCGCGCAGAACGCCTACGCGCGCCTCTCCGCCGAGGACCCGGCCGGCCCCGCCGGCGGCTGA
- a CDS encoding YceD family protein: MDSRSPFVLSTHELARRPGTMREVTLEIDAPEDFGTAVMGVEPGSPIALDLRLESVLDGVLVSGEAQVRLRGECVRCLREITDTQTVEVSELFFYPGARERALEQGDEEAEDMLELEGELLDLEPVVRDAVISALPFQPLCDENCRGLCPGCGERLDDLPHDHEHVDVDPRWAALAALASEDDAGTKERPAADGER, encoded by the coding sequence ATGGATTCCCGATCACCCTTCGTGCTCAGCACCCACGAGCTCGCGCGCAGGCCCGGGACGATGCGCGAGGTCACCCTCGAGATCGACGCCCCGGAGGACTTCGGCACCGCGGTCATGGGCGTCGAGCCCGGGTCCCCGATCGCGCTGGACCTGCGGCTGGAGTCGGTGCTCGACGGCGTGCTCGTCTCGGGCGAGGCCCAGGTGCGCCTGCGCGGGGAGTGCGTGCGCTGCCTGCGTGAGATCACCGACACGCAGACCGTGGAGGTCAGCGAGCTGTTCTTCTACCCCGGCGCGCGCGAGAGGGCGCTGGAGCAGGGCGACGAGGAGGCCGAGGACATGCTCGAGCTCGAGGGCGAGCTGCTCGACCTCGAGCCGGTCGTGCGCGACGCCGTCATCAGCGCCCTGCCCTTCCAGCCGCTGTGCGACGAGAACTGCCGCGGGCTGTGCCCCGGCTGCGGCGAGCGCCTGGACGACCTGCCCCACGACCACGAGCACGTCGACGTCGACCCGCGCTGGGCGGCTCTTGCCGCCCTCGCGTCCGAGGACGACGCCGGCACGAAGGAGCGTCCCGCGGCGGACGGGGAGCGCTGA
- the coaD gene encoding pantetheine-phosphate adenylyltransferase produces MSLAVCPGSFDPVTLGHLDVVRRARGLFDEVVLAVAHNSAKSYLFDLERRVELARAAVEGLDVRVDVVDGLLVDYCRRVGATAIVKGVRGGADFDAEQPMALLNRRLSGIETVFLVGDGALAHIASSLAKDVARHGGDVTDLVPPAVAQALREAFPHPGGPQ; encoded by the coding sequence GTGAGCCTGGCGGTCTGCCCCGGGTCCTTCGACCCCGTGACGCTCGGGCACCTCGACGTCGTGCGGCGGGCCCGTGGCCTGTTCGACGAGGTCGTCCTCGCCGTCGCGCACAACTCCGCCAAGTCCTACCTGTTCGACCTCGAGCGGCGCGTCGAGCTCGCCCGCGCCGCCGTCGAGGGACTGGACGTGCGCGTCGACGTCGTCGACGGCCTGCTCGTCGACTACTGCCGGCGCGTGGGCGCGACCGCGATCGTCAAGGGCGTCCGCGGCGGCGCGGACTTCGACGCCGAGCAGCCCATGGCGCTGCTCAACCGGCGCCTGTCGGGCATCGAGACGGTGTTCCTCGTCGGTGACGGCGCCCTCGCCCACATCGCCTCCTCGCTCGCCAAGGACGTCGCCCGCCACGGTGGCGACGTCACCGACCTCGTGCCGCCCGCCGTCGCGCAGGCGCTGCGCGAGGCCTTCCCCCACCCAGGAGGACCGCAATGA
- the rsmD gene encoding 16S rRNA (guanine(966)-N(2))-methyltransferase RsmD, producing the protein MTRIVAGTAGGRRLTVPQGATRPTSERVREALFSRLEHQGVVDGARVLDLYAGSGALGLEAASRGAVAVTLVDSAKPAAAACRRNAATLGLRQVEVHATTVRSYLAGTPTTAYDLVLIDPPYDVEEETLDELLGLLVPWLAPGAVVVVERSRRSPEPTWPDGLEASDDRRYGDTTLWFASTT; encoded by the coding sequence GGCGCCGGCTCACCGTCCCCCAGGGCGCCACCCGCCCCACCAGCGAACGTGTCCGGGAGGCGCTGTTCTCCCGGCTCGAGCACCAGGGCGTCGTCGACGGCGCGCGCGTGCTCGACCTGTACGCAGGCTCCGGAGCCCTGGGCCTGGAGGCCGCCAGCCGCGGCGCGGTGGCGGTCACCCTCGTCGACTCGGCGAAGCCGGCGGCAGCGGCCTGCCGCCGCAACGCGGCGACGCTGGGTCTGCGGCAGGTCGAGGTGCATGCGACGACGGTGCGCTCCTACCTCGCGGGAACGCCGACCACCGCCTACGACCTCGTCCTCATCGACCCGCCCTACGACGTCGAGGAGGAGACGCTCGACGAGCTCCTCGGGCTCCTCGTCCCCTGGCTGGCGCCCGGCGCCGTCGTCGTCGTCGAGCGGTCGCGGCGCAGCCCCGAGCCGACGTGGCCCGACGGGCTCGAGGCGAGCGACGACCGTCGCTACGGGGACACGACACTGTGGTTCGCCTCCACCACCTGA